A portion of the Tachysurus vachellii isolate PV-2020 chromosome 14, HZAU_Pvac_v1, whole genome shotgun sequence genome contains these proteins:
- the cep152 gene encoding centrosomal protein of 152 kDa isoform X1: protein MSIDFDSAALQTLHEEEEECDEEDHAREQELQKLLTDLPDDMLEDSHDSSPELDYSTCSPQRDNDRLQHAWNGQSDQPQPPSAEMNPGNAYTQSEHQGYIYGPDHAHHLQGRTDHLTHGWDAHQGQNYQYESGEYVYTSTGTAVSNGTSSNSVEEDYEQEAYLHAGHHAQADGQDYGEHSVVRNYFQKFDNGITDSQDVDCYKASYQPHKPARQNMFNIQSSHQNGHFDQLQRDFLDSSPTTVDAQESAQLRILNKAQLRQIEDLEQKLEDSRRKMRYLEHQFVIVKDEKDGLTVSLKESSHLLEEAKERESRLQAKVMSLERQIQTLTEREQENMKKQCAAQASVDSLQQQMTELRRSDTLTRAREQHDRDMATMKEQYEARVLVLQQKLDTHGQNLEEQVQLAQRLREQVKQLERQREEEQVDRAAVINALTQRLEESQQQCSKLLQTGCVQEMSQMQIKLQQSQSSRNISENMNKVLQEELNELKEQITLYESAVKLGAVSLDSNPNWENQLSESYIDLGIKRVKWKDGRNHSTPVLSDSSVPKEDFVKELKTELQRCLMQLKTKRETISRLQKELQISQSRVEQLQTQLQGAEKNAKDSVVRENSLEKLLEQSNLTPHKEIARLEEERQQLQKKVEALELRNKELKQTEEKVKAANAELCTKMREMIQELDQEKQEAAERYERTQQQYRDDVVQCVRTELTQEHTAHVEQLTAQHQQHIQQLESKLADLRQEVLAVQECYISVCKEKDKLEDNLQSRIDEEINLKDNEIKRRQETEEALEMQKADLAFQHQEAVTQLKAQLAKDKETEIQLQVTKQVAAVKKIWQEEQQEVSSKFTKYTRFEVLSLCLSVCPLCHLKKWEQKLEEAMMEKQKAKSTGTQDNSSQTDTMDSVSQLLSLEQLEDRLSAQRMALEQETDSKLTKAVEEALRSKERELQQKHVQDTTLQVERAVSRARNRWLQEMSSLPEYKANLQTEREQWETLHQQHIQEQVSSAINAVEDKCQETITRKCKELEDNVCRIQELQKQVNRLKTQLENSGEEQKALLKAELSAARALWNTEKQEEISCLKMQFQGDQESLKEKHQAQLARRIKETREEALRQGQAHLQEALCSKEQEWRSQQQLKLQEERRQSMEEVLAELKEVLKEVQEQREVAKERWSSEGGVRARLRNLCRQALATAIDNTKQELVKSSEEKLRHVLKETEEQHEKELNHIRSLDKRKEGACSGKSCNDTIGKLQKKNQELQRHLEKACRQLQHTVREHKSTLCKLKEEHEETLQKEKEAHVKAVEQAKLSSSKDGAVSQQNLHAGLEEMNEQYMKAVQKIRGDMLRYLQDSKERAAELIRAEVLRERQDTARRMRRYYLSCLQELLEEGGQTTGPEKKIINAASKLAAMAKVLETPVAKKKVQRNQEVQELSSNSTENTRVDHPAKVPCAASSQIYSGITAGKASRPNLNSVKTNTAKGPEVTKHATLKSQHSPHPKSFGEIASSGVHFSTVGSVNVTLRKHSRDEYLMGAEAGKASERFTPQATVQPLILEEAPVRDDGQSDWSLSSNGSTFTSNIHLMHSYPGKNSEPVNSLSQSGHAEDDLDFGSTIGDNSDVTVYKEIARKTSGVKPMKNTGIKLTKSRQPIPGSEDVAIRKACPKSLLSQFTLCQQDSGFDSPVSNIQQ from the exons CTGCAAAAGCTCTTGACAGACCTCCCAGATGATATGCTGGAGGATAGTCACGACTCCTCACCAGAGCTGGACTACTCAACCTGCAGTCCTCAAAGAGACAATGACCG ACTACAGCATGCTTGGAATGGACAATCTGATCAACCACAACCTCCTTCAGCTGAAATG aATCCTGGGAATGCTTATACCCAGTCCGAACATCAGGGTTATATTTATGGCCCTGATCATGCTCACCACCTCCAGGGTAGGACAGATCATTTAACCCATGGCTGGGATGCACACCAAGGTCAGAACTATCAGTATGAGTCTGGAGAATATGTCTACACCTCTACTGGGACTGCAGTATCTAATGGAACCAGCAGCAACTCTGTTGAGGAGGACTATGAACAGGAAGCTTACCTACACGCAGGTCATCATGCTCAAGCAGATGGTCAAGACTACGGAGAACATTCCGTTGTCAGGAACTACTTTCAG AAATTTGATAATGGGATAACTGACAGCCAAGATgttgactgttacaaagccaGCTACCAGCCACATAAGCCAGCAAGACAAAATATGTTCAACATTCAGTCATCTCACCAAAATGGCCACTTTGACCAACTGCAAAGAGACTTTCTTGATTCATCACCAA ctaCTGTTGATGCCCAGGAATCTGCTCAGTTGAGGATTTTAAACAAGGCTCAATTAAGGCAGATTGAGGATCTTGAGCAGAAACTGGAAGATAGCAGGCGTAAAATGAGATATCTTGAGCATCAGTTTGTCATCGTAAAAG ATGAAAAGGATGGGCTAACAGTATCACTGAAGGAGTCTAGTCATCTCCTAGAGGAGGCAAAAGAGAGGGAGTCTCGACTACAAGCGAAAGTCATGTCTTTGGAGCGACAGATTCAGACCCTTACAGAGCGAGAACAGGAG aACATGAAGAAGCAGTGTGCTGCACAGGCATCAGTAGACAGTCTGCAGCAGCAGATGACTGAGCTACGTCGCTCTGACACACTGACGCGAGCACGAGAGCAGCATGACCGAGACATGGCTACTATGAAGGAACAGTATGAAGCTAGAGTGCTTGTTCTACAACAAAAATTAGATACACATGGTCAAAATCTGGAGGAGCAG GTACAGTTGGCCCAGAGGCTGAGAGAGCAGGTGAAGCAGctggagaggcagagagaggaagagcagGTGGACAGAGCTGCAGTCATCAATGCCCTCACACAGCGTTTGGAGGAGAGCCAGCAGCAGTGTTCCAAGCTGCTTCAAActg GGTGTGTGCAAGAGATGAGCCAGATGCAGATAAAGCTACAGCAGTCCCAGTCTAGTCGTAACATAAGTGAGAATATGAACAAAGTGCTACAA GAAGAGTTAAATGAGTTGAAAGAGCAGATCACCCTGTATGAGTCAGCTGTGAAGCTTGGAGCAGTTTCTTTGGACTCAAACCCCAACTGGGAAAATCAGCTCTCCGAATCCTACATAGATCTCGGTATTAAGAGAGTTAAGTGGAAAGATGGCAGAAATCATAG CACTCCTGTCCTGTCAGACTCTAGCGTGCCAAAGGAGGACTTTGTGAAAGAGCTAAAAACTGAGCTGCAGCGATGTCTAAtgcaactgaaaacaaaaagggAGACGATCTCCCGCTTACAGAAAGAGCTCCAGATATCACAGAGTCGTGTGGAACAGCTACAGACTCAGCTACAAGGAGCTGAGAAAAACGCTAAAGACTCTGTG GTTAGGGAAAACAGCCTAGAAAAGCTTTTGGAGCAATCAAACCTGACCCCTCACAAAGAGATTGCAAGACTGGAAGAGGAACGACAGCAACTGCAGAAGAAAGTCGAG GCACTAGAGTTGAGAAATAAGGAGCTGAAGCAGACTGAGGAAAAGGTGAAAGCGGCCAATGCTGAGCTCTGCACCAAGATGAGAGAGATGATTCAGGAACTGGACCAAGAGAAACAGGAAGCTGCAGAGAG ATACGAGAGAACCCAGCAGCAGTACAGAGATGATGTGGTTCAGTGTGTTCGTACAGAGCTCACCCAGGAACACACCGCACACGTTGAGCAGCTTACTGCCCAGCATCAACAGCACATCCAGCAGCTGGA ATCTAAATTAGCTGACCTAAGGCAAGAAGTATTAGCTGTGCAGGAATGTTACATCTCCGTTTGCAAGGAAAAGGATAAACTTGAGGACAACCTTCAGAGCAGAATTGATGAGGAAATAAACCTGAAAGACAATGAG ATAAAGAGACGACAGGAGACTGAGGAGGCTCTGGAGATGCAGAAGGCAGATTTGGCTTTCCAACACCAGGAGGCTGTTACCCAGCTTAAGGCTCAGTTGGCcaaagacaaagagacagagatacagttGCAGGTCACTAAGCAGGTAGCAGCTGTCAAAAAGATCTGGCAAGAAGAACAGCAAGAAGTGAGTAGCAAATTTACCAAATATACTAGATTTGAAGTGTTGAGCTTATGCTTGAGTGTGTGTCCTTTATGTCACTTAAAGAAGTGGGAGCAAAAACTGGAAGAGGCCatgatggaaaaacaaaaagccaAATCTACAGGAACACAGGATAACTCTTCTCAGACAGACACTATGGATTCTGTATCCCAGCTTCTCTCCCTGGAGCAGCTGGAGGACAGACTCAGTGCCCAGAGGATGGCGCTGGAGCAAGAGACTGATAGCAAGCTCACAAAAGCTGTGGAGGAGGCACTGagaagcaaagagagagagctgcagCAGAAACATGTACAGGACACAACATTACAG GTTGAAAGGGCTGTGTCCAGGGCTCGTAATCGCTGGCTCCAAGAGATGTCCTCCCTCCCAGAGTACAAAGCCAATTTGCAGACCGAGAGAGAACAGTGGGAGACGCTACATCAGCAACACATTCAAGAGCAG GTGTCTTCAGCAATAAATGCAGTTGAAGACAAATGCCAGGAGACAATAACTAGAAAATGCAAGGAACTAGAGGACAATGTGTGCAGAATCCAGGAGCTTCAGAAGCAGGTGAATCGCCTGAAAACTCAACTGGAGAATTCTGGTGAGGAGCAGAAGGCACTCCTCAAAGCTGAGCTCTCTGCAGCCAGAGCTTTGTGGAACActgaaaaacaggaagaaatttCATGCCTTAAGATGCAATTCCAGGGAGACCAAGAGAGCCTAAAGGAAAAGCATCAGGCACAGCTGGCAAGAAGAATAAAAGAGACTCGTGAGGAGGCTCTCAGACAGGGGCAAGCACATCTACAAGAAGCCTTGTGCAGCAAGGAGCAGGAGTGGAGGAGTCAGCAACAGCTCAA GTTGCAGGAAGAACGGCGACAATCAATGGAGGAGGTGCTGGCTGAATTAAAGGAGGTGCTGAAGGAGGTCCAGGAGCAGAGAGAAGTTGCTAAGGAGCGATGGAGCAGTGAAGGTGGTGTGAGAGCTAGACTGAGGAACCTGTGCAGACAAGCACTGGCAACAGCTATAGATAACACCAAGCAGGAGTTGGTGAAG AGCAGTGAGGAGAAGTTGAGGCATGTTCTAAAGGAAACCGAAGAACAACATGAAAAGGAGCTGAATCATATcc GCTCATTGgataaaaggaaagaaggagcCTGTAGCGGTAAGAGTTGTAATGACACCATAGGCAAGCTCCAGAAGAAGAATCAAGAGCTCCAGAGGCATTTGGAGAAGGCCTGTCGTCAGCTCCAGCACACAGTCCGAGAGCACAAGAGCACTCTGTGCAAACTCAAAG aaGAACACGAAGAAACTTTGCAAAAAGAGAAGGAAGCCCATGTAAAAGCAGTTGAGCAGGCCAAATTATCGTCCTCTAAGGA TGGTGCAGTCAGTCAACAAAATCTTCATGCTGGCCTTgaagaaatgaatgaacaatataTGAAAGCTGTGCAAAAAATAAGAG GTGACATGCTGCGTTACCTGCAGGACAGTAAAGAGCGTGCAGCTGAGCTGATCAGAGCTGAGGTCCTGAGAGAGAGGCAGGACACGGCCCGCAGGATGCGCAGGTACTACCTCAGCTGTCTGCAGGAGCTTCTGGAGGAGGGGGGCCAGACTACTGG CCCTGAGAAGAAAATTATCAATGCTGCCAGTAAACTAGCTGCCATGGCTAAAGTGTTGGAGACACCTGTAGCCAAAAAGAAAGTTCAAAGAAATCAGGAAGTACAAg AACTGTCATCAAACTCTACAGAAAACACTAGAGTCGACCATCCTGCCAAAGTGCCATGTGCTGCATCAAGCCAAATTTATTCTGGCATAACTGCAGGCAAGGCCTCACGGCCCAACTTAAATTCTGTTAAGACGAACACTGCTAAAGGTCCTGAAGTAACTAAACATGCCACCCTAAAGTCACAACACTCTCCTCATCCCAAATCCTTCGGTGAAATTGCTTCATCCGGTGTGCATTTCAGTACTGTTGGCTCTGTGAATGTGACCCTAAGGAAGCATAGCAGGGATGAGTACCTGATGGGGGCAGAAGCAGGAAAAGCCAGTGAACGTTTTACTCCTCAGGCGACTGTTCAGCCTTTAATACTTGAAGAGGCACCTGTGAGAGATGATGGTCAGAGTGATTGGAGTTTATCCAGTAATGGTTCCACTTTTACCAGTAACATTCATCTTATGCACTCCTATCCGGGCAAAAATTCAGAGCCAGTgaactctctctcacaatctGGCCATGCTGAAGACGATCTGGACTTTGGAAGCACCATAGGCGATAATTCTGATGTAACTGTTTACAAAGAGATTGCAAGAAAAACATCTGGGGTGAAACCTATGAAGAACACAGGCATTAAATTGACCAAGAGCAGGCAGCCAATCCCAGGCTCAGAGGATGTGGCAATCCGTAAAGCGTGTCCTAAGAGTTTACTCTCACAATTCACACTTTGTCAGCAGGACAGTGGGTTTGACAGCCCAGTGTCTAACATTCAGCAATAA
- the cep152 gene encoding centrosomal protein of 152 kDa isoform X3, translated as MSIDFDSAALQTLHEEEEECDEEDHAREQELQKLLTDLPDDMLEDSHDSSPELDYSTCSPQRDNDRLQHAWNGQSDQPQPPSAEMNPGNAYTQSEHQGYIYGPDHAHHLQGRTDHLTHGWDAHQGQNYQYESGEYVYTSTGTAVSNGTSSNSVEEDYEQEAYLHAGHHAQADGQDYGEHSVVRNYFQKFDNGITDSQDVDCYKASYQPHKPARQNMFNIQSSHQNGHFDQLQRDFLDSSPTTVDAQESAQLRILNKAQLRQIEDLEQKLEDSRRKMRYLEHQFVIVKDEKDGLTVSLKESSHLLEEAKERESRLQAKVMSLERQIQTLTEREQENMKKQCAAQASVDSLQQQMTELRRSDTLTRAREQHDRDMATMKEQYEARVLVLQQKLDTHGQNLEEQVQLAQRLREQVKQLERQREEEQVDRAAVINALTQRLEESQQQCSKLLQTGCVQEMSQMQIKLQQSQSSRNISENMNKVLQEELNELKEQITLYESAVKLGAVSLDSNPNWENQLSESYIDLGIKRVKWKDGRNHSTPVLSDSSVPKEDFVKELKTELQRCLMQLKTKRETISRLQKELQISQSRVEQLQTQLQGAEKNAKDSVVRENSLEKLLEQSNLTPHKEIARLEEERQQLQKKVEALELRNKELKQTEEKVKAANAELCTKMREMIQELDQEKQEAAERYERTQQQYRDDVVQCVRTELTQEHTAHVEQLTAQHQQHIQQLESKLADLRQEVLAVQECYISVCKEKDKLEDNLQSRIDEEINLKDNEIKRRQETEEALEMQKADLAFQHQEAVTQLKAQLAKDKETEIQLQVTKQVAAVKKIWQEEQQEKWEQKLEEAMMEKQKAKSTGTQDNSSQTDTMDSVSQLLSLEQLEDRLSAQRMALEQETDSKLTKAVEEALRSKERELQQKHVQDTTLQVERAVSRARNRWLQEMSSLPEYKANLQTEREQWETLHQQHIQEQVSSAINAVEDKCQETITRKCKELEDNVCRIQELQKQVNRLKTQLENSGEEQKALLKAELSAARALWNTEKQEEISCLKMQFQGDQESLKEKHQAQLARRIKETREEALRQGQAHLQEALCSKEQEWRSQQQLKLQEERRQSMEEVLAELKEVLKEVQEQREVAKERWSSEGGVRARLRNLCRQALATAIDNTKQELVKSSEEKLRHVLKETEEQHEKELNHIRSLDKRKEGACSGKSCNDTIGKLQKKNQELQRHLEKACRQLQHTVREHKSTLCKLKEEHEETLQKEKEAHVKAVEQAKLSSSKDGAVSQQNLHAGLEEMNEQYMKAVQKIRGDMLRYLQDSKERAAELIRAEVLRERQDTARRMRRYYLSCLQELLEEGGQTTGPEKKIINAASKLAAMAKVLETPVAKKKVQRNQEVQELSSNSTENTRVDHPAKVPCAASSQIYSGITAGKASRPNLNSVKTNTAKGPEVTKHATLKSQHSPHPKSFGEIASSGVHFSTVGSVNVTLRKHSRDEYLMGAEAGKASERFTPQATVQPLILEEAPVRDDGQSDWSLSSNGSTFTSNIHLMHSYPGKNSEPVNSLSQSGHAEDDLDFGSTIGDNSDVTVYKEIARKTSGVKPMKNTGIKLTKSRQPIPGSEDVAIRKACPKSLLSQFTLCQQDSGFDSPVSNIQQ; from the exons CTGCAAAAGCTCTTGACAGACCTCCCAGATGATATGCTGGAGGATAGTCACGACTCCTCACCAGAGCTGGACTACTCAACCTGCAGTCCTCAAAGAGACAATGACCG ACTACAGCATGCTTGGAATGGACAATCTGATCAACCACAACCTCCTTCAGCTGAAATG aATCCTGGGAATGCTTATACCCAGTCCGAACATCAGGGTTATATTTATGGCCCTGATCATGCTCACCACCTCCAGGGTAGGACAGATCATTTAACCCATGGCTGGGATGCACACCAAGGTCAGAACTATCAGTATGAGTCTGGAGAATATGTCTACACCTCTACTGGGACTGCAGTATCTAATGGAACCAGCAGCAACTCTGTTGAGGAGGACTATGAACAGGAAGCTTACCTACACGCAGGTCATCATGCTCAAGCAGATGGTCAAGACTACGGAGAACATTCCGTTGTCAGGAACTACTTTCAG AAATTTGATAATGGGATAACTGACAGCCAAGATgttgactgttacaaagccaGCTACCAGCCACATAAGCCAGCAAGACAAAATATGTTCAACATTCAGTCATCTCACCAAAATGGCCACTTTGACCAACTGCAAAGAGACTTTCTTGATTCATCACCAA ctaCTGTTGATGCCCAGGAATCTGCTCAGTTGAGGATTTTAAACAAGGCTCAATTAAGGCAGATTGAGGATCTTGAGCAGAAACTGGAAGATAGCAGGCGTAAAATGAGATATCTTGAGCATCAGTTTGTCATCGTAAAAG ATGAAAAGGATGGGCTAACAGTATCACTGAAGGAGTCTAGTCATCTCCTAGAGGAGGCAAAAGAGAGGGAGTCTCGACTACAAGCGAAAGTCATGTCTTTGGAGCGACAGATTCAGACCCTTACAGAGCGAGAACAGGAG aACATGAAGAAGCAGTGTGCTGCACAGGCATCAGTAGACAGTCTGCAGCAGCAGATGACTGAGCTACGTCGCTCTGACACACTGACGCGAGCACGAGAGCAGCATGACCGAGACATGGCTACTATGAAGGAACAGTATGAAGCTAGAGTGCTTGTTCTACAACAAAAATTAGATACACATGGTCAAAATCTGGAGGAGCAG GTACAGTTGGCCCAGAGGCTGAGAGAGCAGGTGAAGCAGctggagaggcagagagaggaagagcagGTGGACAGAGCTGCAGTCATCAATGCCCTCACACAGCGTTTGGAGGAGAGCCAGCAGCAGTGTTCCAAGCTGCTTCAAActg GGTGTGTGCAAGAGATGAGCCAGATGCAGATAAAGCTACAGCAGTCCCAGTCTAGTCGTAACATAAGTGAGAATATGAACAAAGTGCTACAA GAAGAGTTAAATGAGTTGAAAGAGCAGATCACCCTGTATGAGTCAGCTGTGAAGCTTGGAGCAGTTTCTTTGGACTCAAACCCCAACTGGGAAAATCAGCTCTCCGAATCCTACATAGATCTCGGTATTAAGAGAGTTAAGTGGAAAGATGGCAGAAATCATAG CACTCCTGTCCTGTCAGACTCTAGCGTGCCAAAGGAGGACTTTGTGAAAGAGCTAAAAACTGAGCTGCAGCGATGTCTAAtgcaactgaaaacaaaaagggAGACGATCTCCCGCTTACAGAAAGAGCTCCAGATATCACAGAGTCGTGTGGAACAGCTACAGACTCAGCTACAAGGAGCTGAGAAAAACGCTAAAGACTCTGTG GTTAGGGAAAACAGCCTAGAAAAGCTTTTGGAGCAATCAAACCTGACCCCTCACAAAGAGATTGCAAGACTGGAAGAGGAACGACAGCAACTGCAGAAGAAAGTCGAG GCACTAGAGTTGAGAAATAAGGAGCTGAAGCAGACTGAGGAAAAGGTGAAAGCGGCCAATGCTGAGCTCTGCACCAAGATGAGAGAGATGATTCAGGAACTGGACCAAGAGAAACAGGAAGCTGCAGAGAG ATACGAGAGAACCCAGCAGCAGTACAGAGATGATGTGGTTCAGTGTGTTCGTACAGAGCTCACCCAGGAACACACCGCACACGTTGAGCAGCTTACTGCCCAGCATCAACAGCACATCCAGCAGCTGGA ATCTAAATTAGCTGACCTAAGGCAAGAAGTATTAGCTGTGCAGGAATGTTACATCTCCGTTTGCAAGGAAAAGGATAAACTTGAGGACAACCTTCAGAGCAGAATTGATGAGGAAATAAACCTGAAAGACAATGAG ATAAAGAGACGACAGGAGACTGAGGAGGCTCTGGAGATGCAGAAGGCAGATTTGGCTTTCCAACACCAGGAGGCTGTTACCCAGCTTAAGGCTCAGTTGGCcaaagacaaagagacagagatacagttGCAGGTCACTAAGCAGGTAGCAGCTGTCAAAAAGATCTGGCAAGAAGAACAGCAAGAA AAGTGGGAGCAAAAACTGGAAGAGGCCatgatggaaaaacaaaaagccaAATCTACAGGAACACAGGATAACTCTTCTCAGACAGACACTATGGATTCTGTATCCCAGCTTCTCTCCCTGGAGCAGCTGGAGGACAGACTCAGTGCCCAGAGGATGGCGCTGGAGCAAGAGACTGATAGCAAGCTCACAAAAGCTGTGGAGGAGGCACTGagaagcaaagagagagagctgcagCAGAAACATGTACAGGACACAACATTACAG GTTGAAAGGGCTGTGTCCAGGGCTCGTAATCGCTGGCTCCAAGAGATGTCCTCCCTCCCAGAGTACAAAGCCAATTTGCAGACCGAGAGAGAACAGTGGGAGACGCTACATCAGCAACACATTCAAGAGCAG GTGTCTTCAGCAATAAATGCAGTTGAAGACAAATGCCAGGAGACAATAACTAGAAAATGCAAGGAACTAGAGGACAATGTGTGCAGAATCCAGGAGCTTCAGAAGCAGGTGAATCGCCTGAAAACTCAACTGGAGAATTCTGGTGAGGAGCAGAAGGCACTCCTCAAAGCTGAGCTCTCTGCAGCCAGAGCTTTGTGGAACActgaaaaacaggaagaaatttCATGCCTTAAGATGCAATTCCAGGGAGACCAAGAGAGCCTAAAGGAAAAGCATCAGGCACAGCTGGCAAGAAGAATAAAAGAGACTCGTGAGGAGGCTCTCAGACAGGGGCAAGCACATCTACAAGAAGCCTTGTGCAGCAAGGAGCAGGAGTGGAGGAGTCAGCAACAGCTCAA GTTGCAGGAAGAACGGCGACAATCAATGGAGGAGGTGCTGGCTGAATTAAAGGAGGTGCTGAAGGAGGTCCAGGAGCAGAGAGAAGTTGCTAAGGAGCGATGGAGCAGTGAAGGTGGTGTGAGAGCTAGACTGAGGAACCTGTGCAGACAAGCACTGGCAACAGCTATAGATAACACCAAGCAGGAGTTGGTGAAG AGCAGTGAGGAGAAGTTGAGGCATGTTCTAAAGGAAACCGAAGAACAACATGAAAAGGAGCTGAATCATATcc GCTCATTGgataaaaggaaagaaggagcCTGTAGCGGTAAGAGTTGTAATGACACCATAGGCAAGCTCCAGAAGAAGAATCAAGAGCTCCAGAGGCATTTGGAGAAGGCCTGTCGTCAGCTCCAGCACACAGTCCGAGAGCACAAGAGCACTCTGTGCAAACTCAAAG aaGAACACGAAGAAACTTTGCAAAAAGAGAAGGAAGCCCATGTAAAAGCAGTTGAGCAGGCCAAATTATCGTCCTCTAAGGA TGGTGCAGTCAGTCAACAAAATCTTCATGCTGGCCTTgaagaaatgaatgaacaatataTGAAAGCTGTGCAAAAAATAAGAG GTGACATGCTGCGTTACCTGCAGGACAGTAAAGAGCGTGCAGCTGAGCTGATCAGAGCTGAGGTCCTGAGAGAGAGGCAGGACACGGCCCGCAGGATGCGCAGGTACTACCTCAGCTGTCTGCAGGAGCTTCTGGAGGAGGGGGGCCAGACTACTGG CCCTGAGAAGAAAATTATCAATGCTGCCAGTAAACTAGCTGCCATGGCTAAAGTGTTGGAGACACCTGTAGCCAAAAAGAAAGTTCAAAGAAATCAGGAAGTACAAg AACTGTCATCAAACTCTACAGAAAACACTAGAGTCGACCATCCTGCCAAAGTGCCATGTGCTGCATCAAGCCAAATTTATTCTGGCATAACTGCAGGCAAGGCCTCACGGCCCAACTTAAATTCTGTTAAGACGAACACTGCTAAAGGTCCTGAAGTAACTAAACATGCCACCCTAAAGTCACAACACTCTCCTCATCCCAAATCCTTCGGTGAAATTGCTTCATCCGGTGTGCATTTCAGTACTGTTGGCTCTGTGAATGTGACCCTAAGGAAGCATAGCAGGGATGAGTACCTGATGGGGGCAGAAGCAGGAAAAGCCAGTGAACGTTTTACTCCTCAGGCGACTGTTCAGCCTTTAATACTTGAAGAGGCACCTGTGAGAGATGATGGTCAGAGTGATTGGAGTTTATCCAGTAATGGTTCCACTTTTACCAGTAACATTCATCTTATGCACTCCTATCCGGGCAAAAATTCAGAGCCAGTgaactctctctcacaatctGGCCATGCTGAAGACGATCTGGACTTTGGAAGCACCATAGGCGATAATTCTGATGTAACTGTTTACAAAGAGATTGCAAGAAAAACATCTGGGGTGAAACCTATGAAGAACACAGGCATTAAATTGACCAAGAGCAGGCAGCCAATCCCAGGCTCAGAGGATGTGGCAATCCGTAAAGCGTGTCCTAAGAGTTTACTCTCACAATTCACACTTTGTCAGCAGGACAGTGGGTTTGACAGCCCAGTGTCTAACATTCAGCAATAA